The Branchiostoma lanceolatum isolate klBraLanc5 chromosome 19, klBraLanc5.hap2, whole genome shotgun sequence DNA segment AGCCGAGCACGGGAACGGAGATTTGCCGAAGAGGTACGACCTTCTCCCGGCGGAGAACGAAGGTTCCCGAGAAGGGAGGCTGTGTGGTCTCCGAGGATGGAGGCCGTCTTTTATCCAGCGGTTCGCCACCGTCAGATGGTATCTCCTGTGCTTCTGCCTTCTCATGTTCTTCGAGGTAAGATGAGTTTCTTATGTTTTTACTTTTTTGAGAACTATTAAATGCCGAAAACACTGAAGGCTGATTAGTACTGTTCTTCTGAAATAGACGTCTACAATGTACGTCTATAATTTGCATTAACGAATGTCAGGAACGTTTCTGACGATACATGGACTTTGATGTGATACGACAAGAAAGTCGTTAAGATTCGACTATTGAATTCTTTTGATTTTACTTTTTTGGTCAACTTGcttgttgatttcttttttcaaacCAACGACAAGTTCGATAAATTGTCGTCCTTGGTCCCTGGTCTCCtgttattttgaaatatcttctcttttttttaaagtagaatagaagactgaaaaaaattttgaagtgAAAATACGTAAGACGTATATCCTATGTTTTGGATATAGCTTATTGCTAGCATTAGGGAAAATATTGCTTTTCTAGTGATTACAATTTTCGTAATTTCTTTACCACCCAGTGACAACTGAATGTTTGTCATGTTTATGCTTCAACAATAAGGAACATACTGTATGTGATATCAATAGGATTTTCTCTCTTGGTACTGTAACTAGCTAGGTTGTAGTATTTTGGTGTAGCAAAGTTTGAAATTGTGTAATGATTGTGTTTTAATTGTTTTACATTCTACTGGTTTCTATACAGCAAATTTAGAGACTTATGAGTGATTCAAAAGGATCGATATAGATTTTGGAAGAACATTTCAACAGAGAATAAACATCACATATTTCATTAAGTTTGTAAATTTTGCGTTCACCATTTCATTTAATAGTGATCTATTTATCCATTTAGGGATTCGTGCAAAACGGCTATTTCAAAGGCGTGCTGACATCGATAGAGAAGCAGTTTAAGCTGAACAGTTCGTCCACGGGTTCCCTGGCCAGCGGGGCGGAGTTCTCCGCGCTGTGCGTCGTCGCCTTCGTCAGCTACCTGGGGGGGAGAAGTCACCGCCCCGTCATCCTCGGCCTCGGCGCATGCTCAATGGGCCTGGGAGCCTTCTTCATGGCGATGCCACACTTCTTCATGGGAAAGTGAGTGATATTTATCAACCAATAAAATTAGGTCGCTTTTAATTGATTTTGATCTGGCCACCTTCGCCTTGAGGGTGTGAAGCCCCGCCTAAACCTTGAGAATGACCTTTGGCAGTatgtcagtaattgccgatTCCTCGGCAGCTGTGCGTTATGGCAGAAGAAGGAAAGGAGGAATTATTACCCATAAGTATTTAGATATTGCAAACCGCCCTCGCTATGGGCCGAGATAGAATGATCCAACATTATTTTAGATTATAATTGACTTCGTCGTATTTCAAAACATAGTCTTATAACGATGATGATAGTTTTGACATATGGCCATATCTACAGCTGCAACGTATTTCCTGTAAAAACAGACTTCCTATTACAACAATTTTCTGCAGATGCATAAACAAGAGATATGGTTTTTTTAAGCTATGATTATGAAGCCCATTCCGTGGACAACGCGACCAACACGTGTCATGTCGGTCACTCAGCTGAGGAGAGTGAAGTCTGCTCTGCAGCACAAGAGTCTGCCGCTGCCGGTAAGGAATCactttgttcgttcgttcgttcgttcgttcgttcgttcgttcgttcgttcgttcgtttgtttgtttgcttgtttatttcgCACAACTGGTGAACTGGCGTATCGCTCTGCTTTGCAGAGTAAGTACAGTTTGTAATGAAACTGGCTTGTTATGTCTTTACAGAACACATAGCATTTGCTTAAGGGCACACCAAACATCACTCTACAGGGACGGGTGTCAGTATCAGCTTCCGGTCACTTCTGACAAATCGCTAGCATCCCATCTAGTGTCTAATCTATCTTATAACTTCCCACATCCCCAACCACAGGCAGTTCATATTCCAGTTTATTGATGCTAGAAGAGATATTTATTggatcactcaacagagacgggagTCGGTATCAACTTCCTGACACCTTTGATCAATGGCTGACATCACGTGTCTAACTATCACATTCCTACGTCTGCAGCCACAGGTACATGCAGCTCGTATTACGGTTTACTGTTGCTGGGAGAGCTGCTGATTGGAttactcaacagagacgggagTCGGAACCAACTTCCTGCCACTTTTGACATCACGTGTCTAAACTATCACATTCCTACGTCCGCACCCACAGGTAGCTCATATTACGGTTTACTGATGATGGGAGAGTTGCTGATTggatcactcaacagagacgggagTCGGTATCAACTTCTTGCCacttttgaccaattgctgacatcACGTGTCTAATTTATTTTATAACTTCCACGTCCCCAGCCACAGGCAGTTCATATTACAGTTTGTCGATGCTAGAAGAGATACTTATTGGATCAATCAACAGAGGTGGGGGTCAGAATCAACTTCTTGCCacttttgaccaattgctgacatcACGTGTCTGATCTATCACATTATTACATCCACAACCACAGGCAGCTCATATTACGGTCTACTGATGCTGGGAGAGCTACTGATTGGAGCAGGCTCCACGCCGATGATGACTATAGGCGTGGCTTATCTGGACGACCACGCCCCCAAAGTCAGCGCGTCCCTGTACATATGTAAGTATCTATATCCGATATcctacatgtgtgtatatatgcacCGTACATATATCCACCAAAGATTGTATATGGTGTATAGTCTCATCttatactacatacatgtagtcttttGTAGAGTAGATTAGTTTCCTACAACTGTATAGCATACAGTTTTGTTGTGCCATCATGTGAAGTCTTTCAGTAACTCATCTTGATTATATGATGCTGTTGCCCGATAAGAAATGTAACTAGATTTATTAAGTTGGACTGACAAGGAGATGGAATCGAAATATCAAACACTAGATATCTATTTCCCAATCTTATCTTATTTTCTCCAAACGTTGAGAAGAAACGACACTATATGTCACCCAGAGTTGTACACATTACTCTTCATAACTCTCATACCACTTgaccatcaatcaattttgtctattttcttAAGAGCGTAGATAATCCTACCAAGCGATAGTCTTTCAGAAAAAGCACACTTGAATGAAGTCTACTTCTGCATTGAGATGTAGAACGTGGAACGACTACTCAATGcttgctcgttctcatttaaatgtacacattttgtaatttccgtTACCATTTGAAGTAAggcgttcctgacattaagatttgccacatataaggtgccaaactgtcgtttttatgacgacttaaaacttttctggcatTTAAAAACTAAaatttggcaccttatatgtggcataccTTATCAGAAACATCTTACTTCAaaaggtaacggaagttacaaaatgtacatttaaatgagaacgagcgtgctATGTACCTGACCGTTCTCCCCGTAGCGCTCTCCTGGTTCATGCTGGTTCTGTCTCCCGCCGCCGGCTTCATCGTCAGCGCCGTCATGGTCAACATGTTCGTGGACATCGATCGGGTCGATGTGGAGTCGGTCACCATCGTACCAACGTAAGAACAACTGGTCGCAAAGGCACGGTCACATTGTCGTACGACAGATTTATGACTGTCAGCAACGATACAAAGGACATTCTTGCGACAGTCGTGGGGGTGTCGTACGAAATTCAGCGCCGTGTGGTAACGGTAAAAAGTTAACATAGGACCTTGTCGAGGGTCAGGTATGGTAGTTTTTCTGAAACtcctttgacaaaaaaaaatatactgTACAACGAAAGTGACCTGACCTTAAAAAGAACGTAGCTGTACGTAGCGATATGGTTTGTGGGATTCAGATGGGTAATCGGATAAGGTCGAGGGTAAAGAAAATGGTTCCCAATTTTTATGCCTTGTGAGGACTGTGTGCTTGAACCAAAAAAAGACTGACCGGTACTTTTCCATTGGTCCTTTTACAATCACTAAGGAGACAACTAGTTTCTGTGTTTTGATATCATCGAAaacgttttgtgttttatcattattattaaatTACATTTCATCTCAAACTGCCCCTCTAATAATCAGGAAAAAAAGAGCTATTTAAAGAAGCCTCCAAAACTTACCGCAATggccaaacgtttactgacgaaaaaaaactagaaccctgctaacctctcaaaacccactcattgcagaaaaagtaggacacttcgtcttccactgtctccaaaaaagaagccaaaccccaaaagcgtagattgtattccgtagcagatcttagaatagtcacttgttccacttgtcaccggTACCATTTGTTAACTTGTACTTTCTGCATActttttctatgtattgtttcacgttgcaattagccctcgggcaagaacttgcaaataaaactcatcATTATGCCGTTTGTAGAGACCCCCGGTGGATAGGGGCGTGGTGGCTCGGGCTCCTCATCGGCagcttcctcctcttcctcgtGGCCatccccttcttcttcttcccgaGGTCCTTACCGAAGCCCGACGAAGACTCGAAGGATCCCGAACAAACGAAGATGGAGACCATCAGggaagaagatgaagacgaAGAAAAGGTAGAAGACATTCTTCAGACAAAAACGGCGAAGGAAATCTTCTTTGGTGAGTTGTAAGGACACGTGAATCAAAAGACTCTTCGCTCTCAACCAAGTGATTCAttcaactgacgtttcggtgaccatctgtcaccttcctcagggcaattctgactggttcacattgcactgcagcgcAAACTTTGCGTTtaggaacgcatctataagcagcgacacctgtgctgcattgcaatctaaaccaatcagaattgccctgaggaaggtgacagatggtcatcaaAACGTAGGTTGTACTAATGACTTGGTTGGGTACCAAGATTGTGTACCTGTTATtcaatgacttaccaaccttTTGAAACTATACACGCATCTAAGGATACGTGTTTCTATGTTCTCTACCTTTTGTGACCTGTAGTATGAATCGCCATCCCAACGTTGCGAGTCATGTGAAATGCCACCGTATCACTgttaaaacaaattgaaaatagATTCCAATCTATAATAATTATAAGTAaataaattatttttcttaattACCCAACACTTGAGACACTCTGTCTCTTTGGAGTGTGTACATAACAATTTAGGTAAACCAAGTAGTCACTTTACATGTTTGGATGGCGACCGTGTTTCTGCATTCTACGTATGGCccagtaaacaaaacaaagccaaatatttacaaacacatgTTGAGAATTCCGCCAATGTTTGAAGTGTTAAGTGGTCGACAGCTCGGACTACAAGCTACGTGCTGTGTAAGCTAGATGTTTACAATTCTTGTGCCATGTAAACAACGTTTCTGGCAAAATACAGCATTTTCAACAGTAGAAAGGTTATAGTGGTCGAACCCAATAGAACTTAAGATATCCCAACATGGTTGACCTAAGAAATTCAACTCCGGTCTATGATTGGGGGTGTCCTCATATAACCAATGGGCAGTTGGGCACCCTTCCATCATCTTAATTCATAAGAAAAACTATCCTCTTATTTCGTTGGTACTTTTGGAGAGCTGCATGCAGTTGATAATCCTGGTTATAAACCCGAatcgatgatgatgacgatgataattATGATGTTCGTACTTCGTTTGAAACCAGAGACATTAGAGACATGTCTTCCTCTTCCTTGTAGGGTTCTTCAAGGCTCTTAAGAGGATCCTGTTCAACCTGGTGTTCATCAGTGTCAACATCATGGGAATCTTCGAGATCAACATCACCCACGCCGTCATCGTGTTCCTGCCCAAGTACATGGAACTCACCTTCAGTCTGTCCGCGTCCCAGGCAAACTTCCTCGTCGGTAAGCTGTGGTTCTTATCGTTGGAATTCTTACAATAATCTTACAGTAGCAGCAGAAGCGACGGTGTCTCGATGACATAGGAACACTGTCAACTAAACACATTTACAATCCTACTGGCTCCTTAGAGCAGAGGTTTAAGGAGGAGATCATTATCTTCTTCTGATTGAAGGAGTCGGCTGTAAGAAAACAGCTTCTGGTAAAGATAATGATCTCTTTTCTTCAACATCTTTTCGGAGAGAAGTAGCTATGGTGACTTGCATTTTCATTGGCTCACTTACAAAATAGATCATCGCTTTACTCCATCCAGTTTAAACGAGGAACCAACCAATGAACGTCAGGCATGACAGCCAATCTCCAAGTTGCTTTCAAAACACCTTAGGGGTTTGGAGGCAACCAATGAAACAGTGTTTCttatacgtacatgtacgtttGGTGTAAATATCCTTCTGTATTAAGTCTCTGGTGCATGTATCTTCACCTCAGGAGTAGCAAGTATCCCAGGTGCTGCAATCGGCATCATCGGCGGCGGTTATCTGGTGAAGCGCTTCAAGTGGGGCCTGCCGGGCTGCATCAACTTCTGCTTCGGCACCCAGATCGTCTCCTTCGCCATGTTCTGCGTGCTGTACACGTTTGAGTGTCCCAACATGTACCTGGCAGGGGTAACTCTACCGTATGTTAGGTATGTATAATAATCACTTAAACACTTTTAACAACGGCAGAGAAAAGGCAATAGGGCTTACGATCATAGTTGCTTTGTCTAAATTGTTCATCCAGACGTCACTAGTGCAgtttgttcattttctttttgatgTGTGTTTTAATCTTCTGACAAGTCTTCTATTCACCCCGCATTTATGAAGAATAGGTATTACGTTTTAACTTTAAAGCGGCcaaaagcaatataagggccaaaaattggaaatagaaaaataaacataGAATCTCTTATTGTCTCGAATGCTTCTTCAGTACTGTGGACAGATGCCATGCCATTAAAGCTCGTTGGTGATGAATATTCATCAGACTATATTCTATTCCTTCACAGTTTCTATGGATTCATTCCTGGACTGACTGATATGGGTCCTGGACTGATGGTAGGAAATACGTCAAACATCACGATGACGCCACTTCCGGTTGTACCCACATCGATTGCATCCTCACTCATCAACGCTACCGGTGGAGAAGctgggtacatgtacagtactccCCATCTTCACCACGACATGGCTCACACGATGGCCTACACAACTCCAGGTATCTTATGTTCAGTTCTTATATTATCATTTGATTATTGTAATCTATCGTTATCATATTTCATGTATTGCTTTGCTATATTATCTATCGGTTGTAATCAATTTTGATTATTATGGAGAAGGATGGCCTGTTATATCataagctatatacgctttttCTCTCCTCTTAcacctgtttttatctattgtttatcgcattatgtattttcctgttgtgcaaataaaataaacgaataaacaaattaaaaattTGAAACCATACAGCCTCGCCAGCCGGTAACGACACGGGCATGGTGATCCCGCCGTGGATGATCAACATCACCCTCCCCAACATGTGTAACGGGCACTGCGGCTGCCAGGAGACGACGTTCGAGCCCGTGTGCGGGGCCGACTGGATCACGTACTTCAGCCCGTGCTTCGCCGGATGTACGGGGACGGTCACGGCGGATGACGGCATAACCCCCAAGGTCAGATCATTGCGCTTTCCTCGCAATAAGCTCGTTCACCATTCcgagtgcgcatgcgcagcgacatgtattgtgggtaatatgacAAAAGTGAAGGCCTTTGAggcattaaaaaaatgtacGGGGACCGTCACGGCGGATGACGGCATAACTCCCAAAGTTAGATCATTGCGCTTGCTTCGCaataaagcccccccccctctctctctggacccgcggcacgctggcggcgtcgctgcgacctaaactcGATTTGTattactttataatgggaatataattcaaacgtacaagtttgaccaaaaagacagcaaaacacacaaagcttaaaaagattttttgtcgatgaaattcgttgagtgctttgtcaatttgatcggccgcagcgacgccgccagcgtgccgcgggtccagtgagaggggggcttaagctaGCTCGT contains these protein-coding regions:
- the LOC136425551 gene encoding solute carrier organic anion transporter family member 2A1-like, producing MEPRTAEHGNGDLPKRYDLLPAENEGSREGRLCGLRGWRPSFIQRFATVRWYLLCFCLLMFFEGFVQNGYFKGVLTSIEKQFKLNSSSTGSLASGAEFSALCVVAFVSYLGGRSHRPVILGLGACSMGLGAFFMAMPHFFMGNYDYEAHSVDNATNTCHVGHSAEESEVCSAAQESAAAGSSYYGLLMLGELLIGAGSTPMMTIGVAYLDDHAPKVSASLYISLSWFMLVLSPAAGFIVSAVMVNMFVDIDRVDVESVTIVPTDPRWIGAWWLGLLIGSFLLFLVAIPFFFFPRSLPKPDEDSKDPEQTKMETIREEDEDEEKVEDILQTKTAKEIFFGFFKALKRILFNLVFISVNIMGIFEINITHAVIVFLPKYMELTFSLSASQANFLVGVASIPGAAIGIIGGGYLVKRFKWGLPGCINFCFGTQIVSFAMFCVLYTFECPNMYLAGVTLPYVSFYGFIPGLTDMGPGLMVGNTSNITMTPLPVVPTSIASSLINATGGEAGYMYSTPHLHHDMAHTMAYTTPASPAGNDTGMVIPPWMINITLPNMCNGHCGCQETTFEPVCGADWITYFSPCFAGCTGTVTADDGITPKNYTGCACIKGGLHATPGVCPTPCTAKAIPFVVYMFFLAIVTAIGQAPAFMVLIRVVDVEDKPFALGLQYLATRLFASIPAPIYFGAAIDTSCMMWSTVCGKRGSCWLYDNALLRQAFVGVGIGLKAGALVWAFVAFMAVRRVSKREEAKEKASPSRRLDSLTLGDVIKASQFSLDMLDVNLNFTEKEFMEAKETVL